A stretch of DNA from Chelonoidis abingdonii isolate Lonesome George chromosome 8, CheloAbing_2.0, whole genome shotgun sequence:
CAAGAAGCGTAAGGGAGTTAGTTGCCCAAAATATACTGAAATTCAGTGAGAGGGTCCTAACtcccttgaaaatcccagcattAATGACTAAAAATACTGTTCTGAGAGGCAAATCTATTGCTGTCAAATAGAAAACTTCATCTGAatgtgtagaaaaaaatccatcgTTCTAGGTAAAGAACTCAATTCACGGATGGTAGAAATGAATATCAAAGACTATTATTGATATCACatctgtttttgctttttctttgtagGTTACATATTTGGGTAAGGTGTCCACAACAGGGATGCAATTTTTATCAGGGTGCACAGAAAAACCTGTCATTGAATTATGGAAGAAGCACACACTAGCCAGGGAGGACATCTTCCCAGCCAATGCCCTTCTGGAAATCCGCCCCTTCCAAGTCTGGCTTCATCACCTGGACCTCAAAGGCGAAGCCACAGTCCACATGGATACCTTTCAGGTGGCACGTATTGCCTACTGCACTGCCGACCACAATGTCAGCCCAAACATCTTTGCTTGGGTTTACAGGGAGATCAACGATGACTTGTCCTATCAGATGGACTGCCATGCTGTAGAGTGTGAGAGCAAGCTGGAGGCTAAGAAGCTGGCTCATGCCATGATGGAGGCCTTTAAGAAGACTTTCCACAGCATGAAGAGTGATGGCCGGATCCACAGGAATAGCTCATCTGAGGAAGTGTCTCACGAATTCGAATCTGATGATGGCTGACTCAACTCACTGATGGTACAGCAAGGGCAGAAATTGCCTAGGGAATAGGAGTTGATAGATGAATAAGCAACAACTGATATCTGGAATTAAAAGACAGCCAAACACTTGGCTGACcagctttttaaatcaaaagagCAAATCAGTACCTAAAGATATGCATCATTAAAGTAATTATGTTACATTGAAATCTGCTGCTGTTGTAAATGTGAGAAAGAGCTTCCCTCCTTGCCTCATTTCACCTCCCCAACCCATGCACAGTCAACTCTTTATAGCCTGGTATAGTTCAGGTATACAATCTGAAGTTGATTCAGTCCAGTTTGCCTTATGAAATCCATCAAGCAATTTTAATAGTAGATTATCTGGGATTCATAGCTGGGATCTGATGCTGCTATGCAGCAGCAAGTGGAAAAGGGAGCCCCTTAGTTCAGAAAAATGAATCCCTTTCAATGTCATATTGCAAAATCCTTTGACCTTACCTAGGCTGAA
This window harbors:
- the PID1 gene encoding PTB-containing, cubilin and LRP1-interacting protein, whose translation is MWQPATERLQHFQTMLKTKLNVLTLRKEPLPTVIFHEPEAIELCTTTPLMKTRAHTGCKVTYLGKVSTTGMQFLSGCTEKPVIELWKKHTLAREDIFPANALLEIRPFQVWLHHLDLKGEATVHMDTFQVARIAYCTADHNVSPNIFAWVYREINDDLSYQMDCHAVECESKLEAKKLAHAMMEAFKKTFHSMKSDGRIHRNSSSEEVSHEFESDDG